One genomic segment of Desulfovibrio inopinatus DSM 10711 includes these proteins:
- the gmk gene encoding guanylate kinase: MKIERRGVILVICAPSGTGKSTLIKRLMKEYSNIAFSVSCTTRKPRAGEVDGKDYHFLDKDEFLRRRDAGFFAEWANVHDNFYGTPKQATLDFLEQGRDLLFDIDVQGANQLRQNLAQGAYIFIVPPSKKVLVERLVGRATDAPEVIARRLDNARAELNEARHFDYIIVNDVLELAYYDLRAIYLAERTKRESLPGVLDRLLAEW; this comes from the coding sequence ATGAAGATTGAACGTCGTGGTGTCATTCTTGTTATTTGCGCCCCCTCAGGTACAGGCAAAAGTACTCTCATTAAGCGGTTAATGAAGGAATATAGTAATATTGCTTTTTCTGTGTCGTGCACAACACGTAAGCCTCGAGCGGGGGAGGTTGATGGCAAAGACTATCATTTTTTAGACAAAGACGAATTTTTGCGACGTCGCGACGCTGGTTTTTTTGCTGAGTGGGCTAATGTCCACGATAATTTTTATGGAACCCCGAAACAGGCCACGCTTGATTTTCTTGAGCAAGGACGAGACTTACTCTTTGATATTGATGTGCAGGGAGCAAATCAACTCCGACAAAACCTTGCACAAGGCGCATATATTTTCATTGTTCCACCCTCAAAGAAAGTATTGGTCGAACGACTTGTCGGTCGTGCAACTGATGCTCCAGAGGTTATTGCCAGACGTTTGGACAATGCTCGTGCAGAATTAAATGAAGCACGTCATTTTGATTACATTATCGTAAATGATGTGCTTGAACTTGCGTACTATGACTTACGTGCCATCTATTTGGCCGAGCGAACGAAACGCGAATCTTTGCCGGGGGTGTTGGATCGTTTGCTTGCCGAATGGTAA
- a CDS encoding DUF370 domain-containing protein, whose translation MQKNGLLNIGFGNFVVNSRVVAIVNPASSPMRRLREDARSGNRLVDATQGRKTRSIIITDSNHVILSAIQAETISQRFSQEEPDNED comes from the coding sequence ATGCAAAAAAACGGACTGCTCAATATCGGGTTCGGGAACTTTGTCGTCAATTCGCGTGTTGTTGCGATCGTTAACCCCGCATCTTCACCTATGCGCCGTCTGCGTGAAGATGCGCGGAGCGGGAACCGACTTGTCGATGCCACTCAAGGACGCAAAACGCGTTCAATTATTATTACCGATTCCAACCATGTCATTTTGTCAGCTATTCAGGCCGAAACCATAAGCCAGCGGTTTAGTCAGGAGGAACCGGACAATGAAGATTGA
- a CDS encoding tetratricopeptide repeat protein, protein MVKKLGKQENIKGVFSSQSIQKIGTGTTTRKTIQKTFWFVEQKDVNLLEIQPLNKNYIPSGPKRKITMDELLDKFSPEPEFYVQTVYPKIRELDQTISKGESHRKKGEIFSAELEFDQALAVDEENVRANFGLGLTYLDRGETHKAQDIFERLVRLDAAFEQEHKHLFNEFGINLRKNNMHDQALEYYKRAEELADTDENLYYNIARAFFEKKSIDECFQYLAKSLSCNPNLMEAKKFIKYLVDQNLLSEENKSHAVPLIADLADTAPASNLGEVTRKSGDSSRPRPKTSLKIDL, encoded by the coding sequence ATGGTCAAAAAGCTTGGCAAACAGGAAAATATTAAAGGCGTTTTTTCCAGTCAATCCATCCAAAAAATTGGAACGGGAACGACAACACGAAAAACGATTCAGAAAACGTTTTGGTTTGTTGAGCAAAAAGATGTGAATCTCTTGGAGATTCAACCGCTCAATAAGAACTATATTCCATCTGGACCGAAACGAAAAATCACAATGGATGAATTGCTCGATAAGTTTTCACCCGAGCCGGAATTTTATGTCCAAACCGTTTACCCTAAAATTCGAGAATTAGATCAGACGATTTCCAAAGGGGAATCACACCGGAAAAAAGGCGAAATTTTCAGTGCCGAACTTGAATTCGACCAAGCCTTGGCGGTGGATGAAGAGAATGTCCGGGCAAACTTTGGGCTGGGATTGACGTACCTTGATCGAGGGGAAACTCATAAAGCGCAGGATATCTTTGAACGGCTTGTGCGGCTTGATGCTGCCTTTGAGCAAGAACATAAGCACTTATTCAATGAGTTTGGCATCAATTTGCGCAAAAATAATATGCATGACCAAGCTCTAGAATATTACAAACGTGCCGAAGAATTGGCAGACACAGATGAAAATCTGTATTATAATATTGCTCGAGCGTTTTTTGAGAAAAAGAGTATTGATGAATGTTTTCAATACTTGGCGAAATCGTTGTCCTGTAATCCCAATTTGATGGAAGCGAAGAAATTCATCAAGTATCTTGTTGATCAGAACTTGCTCAGCGAGGAAAATAAATCCCATGCAGTCCCTCTTATTGCTGATCTTGCCGATACAGCGCCAGCGTCAAATTTAGGAGAGGTGACAAGAAAGAGTGGTGACTCTTCACGGCCCAGGCCTAAAACAAGTTTGAAGATCGATCTCTAA